From Herbiconiux flava, one genomic window encodes:
- a CDS encoding aminoacyl-tRNA deacylase produces the protein MVRKKGGAAGAGPTTAATQGLVRAGIRFVPHVYEHDAAATDFGAEAARELGVVAARVFKTLMVATDTGFGIGIVSVRDQLDLKALAGTLGAKKASMADRAVAERKSGYVVGGISPIGQKTPLDTVLDDAALEFPRIFVSGGRRGFDIELAPLDLVAAVRGRVARIRRG, from the coding sequence GTGGTGAGGAAGAAGGGCGGCGCCGCGGGGGCCGGTCCCACGACGGCGGCGACGCAGGGGCTGGTGCGGGCGGGCATCCGCTTCGTGCCGCACGTGTACGAGCACGATGCCGCGGCCACGGACTTCGGGGCCGAGGCCGCGCGCGAGCTCGGCGTGGTGGCGGCGCGGGTGTTCAAGACCCTGATGGTCGCGACCGACACCGGGTTCGGGATCGGGATCGTGTCGGTGCGCGATCAGCTCGATCTGAAGGCGCTGGCCGGGACGCTCGGGGCGAAGAAGGCGTCGATGGCCGACAGGGCCGTCGCGGAGCGGAAGAGCGGATACGTCGTCGGCGGGATCTCGCCGATCGGGCAGAAGACGCCGCTCGACACGGTGCTCGACGACGCGGCGCTGGAGTTCCCGAGGATCTTCGTGTCGGGTGGGCGGCGGGGGTTCGACATCGAGCTGGCGCCGCTCGATCTCGTGGCGGCGGTTCGGGGGCGGGTCGCGCGGATCCG
- a CDS encoding alpha/beta hydrolase, with amino-acid sequence MSDTELRIDDSAVVWSVPREELSERLVDAPLVIVMHGRGSHENDLAQLLPMLPADAVYAFLRAPISGEPWRMGGWSWFPLDAPGVSSEAATEAATAVLGWLDRVDAEYGAPRAIAAMGFSQGGMMSIQLLRMRVHRFAAAVNLSGASAPGTLESDDELATVRPPLFWGRDVGDPIIAPDAIARTAAFVPSRFRVVERLYPGIAHSISREELDDVSAFLRVTLGLEGMA; translated from the coding sequence ATGAGCGACACGGAGCTTCGGATCGACGACAGCGCGGTGGTGTGGTCGGTGCCGCGAGAGGAACTGTCCGAGCGGCTGGTCGACGCGCCCCTGGTGATCGTCATGCACGGCCGCGGTTCGCACGAGAACGACCTCGCCCAGCTGCTGCCGATGCTGCCGGCCGACGCCGTGTACGCCTTCCTCAGGGCACCCATCTCCGGGGAGCCGTGGCGCATGGGCGGGTGGAGCTGGTTCCCGCTCGACGCCCCGGGCGTCAGCTCCGAGGCCGCGACCGAGGCCGCCACCGCGGTGCTCGGCTGGCTCGACCGCGTCGACGCCGAGTACGGAGCGCCGCGCGCCATCGCCGCGATGGGGTTCTCGCAGGGCGGCATGATGTCGATCCAGCTGCTCAGGATGCGCGTGCACCGCTTCGCCGCGGCCGTGAACCTCTCGGGGGCCAGCGCGCCGGGCACCCTCGAGTCCGATGACGAGCTGGCGACCGTGCGACCGCCGCTGTTCTGGGGGCGTGACGTCGGCGACCCGATCATCGCGCCGGATGCGATCGCCCGGACGGCTGCGTTCGTGCCGTCGCGGTTCCGCGTGGTGGAGCGGCTGTACCCGGGCATCGCGCACTCCATCTCGCGGGAGGAGCTGGACGACGTGTCGGCGTTCCTGCGGGTGACGCTCGGGCTCGAGGGCATGGCGTGA
- a CDS encoding Fpg/Nei family DNA glycosylase, producing the protein MPEGDTVYRTAVHLDEALAGRVLTRCDIRVPQHAAVDFTGQLVEGVVARGKHLLTRVGAASIHTHLKMEGSWHIYRHGTAWRRPTHQARIILENADWVTVGFDLGTVEIVPRDREDEVVGYLGPDLLGPDWDADEAVRRLAADGAREIDVALLDQRNLAGLGNVYANELCFLRGVRPQRPVAEVPDLPAVVALAKKLITVNRDRVERTTTGDLRPGKQVWVYGRDNKPCRRCGTRIRHGQLGASELALRETYWCPHCQT; encoded by the coding sequence GTGCCTGAGGGAGACACCGTCTACCGCACCGCGGTGCACCTCGACGAGGCGCTGGCGGGCAGGGTGCTCACCCGCTGCGACATCCGGGTGCCGCAGCACGCCGCGGTCGACTTCACGGGGCAGCTGGTCGAGGGCGTGGTCGCCCGCGGCAAACATCTCCTGACGCGGGTGGGGGCGGCGAGCATCCACACCCACCTGAAGATGGAGGGGTCGTGGCACATCTACCGGCACGGCACCGCGTGGCGGCGGCCGACGCACCAGGCGCGCATCATCCTCGAGAACGCGGACTGGGTGACGGTGGGGTTCGACCTCGGCACGGTCGAGATCGTGCCGCGCGACAGGGAGGACGAGGTCGTCGGGTACCTCGGGCCCGACCTTCTCGGGCCCGACTGGGATGCCGATGAGGCCGTGCGACGACTGGCCGCCGACGGGGCGCGCGAGATCGACGTGGCGCTGCTCGACCAGCGCAACCTCGCGGGGCTCGGCAACGTCTACGCGAACGAGCTGTGCTTCCTGCGCGGAGTGCGGCCGCAGCGGCCGGTGGCAGAGGTGCCCGATCTGCCGGCGGTGGTGGCGCTCGCGAAGAAGCTCATCACGGTGAACCGCGACCGCGTCGAGCGCACGACCACCGGCGATCTGCGGCCGGGCAAGCAGGTGTGGGTGTACGGGCGCGACAACAAGCCGTGCCGGCGGTGCGGCACGCGCATCCGGCACGGGCAGCTGGGGGCGTCGGAGCTCGCACTGCGGGAGACGTACTGGTGCCCGCACTGCCAGACGTAG
- a CDS encoding DEAD/DEAH box helicase: protein MSDVLDQFSPATREWFRGAFSGPTAAQEGAWTAVSSGAHALVVAPTGSGKTLASFLWAIDRLATTLSDDKPRKTSVLYVSPLKALAVDVERNLRSPLVGITQTAKRLGAKPPIITVGVRSGDTPAADRRGLAKNPPDILITTPESLFLMLTSSARESLAEVTTVIIDEVHAVAATKRGAHLAVSLDRLDTLLPQPAQRIGLSATVRPREEVARFLAGGRPVTIVAPPSTKKFDLRVVVPVEDMSQIPPAENRSALEGSAAAASAPEQGSIWPHVEEDIVDRILEHRSSIVFANSRRLAERLTARLNEIYSERLATAQELERGVEAMLEEGVERLLREAGATVSLPPVEGSMPPMEGSDTDRAETGRSGSAGAAAAGPGGAARASASPAQLMGQAGQTEGAELVLARAHHGSVSKEQRAIIEDDLKSGRLRCVVATSSLELGIDMGAVDLVVQVEAPPSVASGLQRVGRAGHQVGEVSKGLLYPKHRADLIHSAVVSLRMSEGLIETLSVPANPLDILAQQTVAACALEAIDVEEWFDVMRRSASFTNLPRSAYEATLDLLSGLYPSDEFAELRPRLVWDRDAGTLTGRPGAQRLAVTSGGTIPDRGLFGVFMVGGEPTDADPATGSARSAPGRRVGELDEEMVYESRVGDVFALGATSWRIHEITHDRVLVTPAFGQPGRLPFWRGEGIGRPAELGRAIGEFTRSVVAADEEGARTLSERAGLDEWAAANLVAFITEQREATGHVPSDRTMVVERFRDELGDWRVVLHSPYGMQVHSPWALAINARIRERFGIDANAVASDDGIVVRLPDTESEPPSAELFLFDPAELEQLVTEEVGGSALFASRFRENAARALLLPRQNPGKRSPLWQQRQRSAQLLEVARKYPSFPIILETVRECLQDVYDLPSLLALARDLDARRIRVVEVESGEPSPFARSLLFGYVASFVYEGDSPLAERRAAALALDPSLLSELLGRAELRELLDPSVIDDTERELQRLAPDRRARDIEGVADLLRMLGPLTTAEVQARSQEFDVAAALSELVAAKRALPVTFAGRPQWASIEDAGRLRDALGVPIPFGVPDAFIAPVEHPVIDLVSRYARTHGPFLAHEVAARFGLGVAVVTDALRRLSADRRVVEGEFRPTGSGPVSASASSEASSEDPSGDGTAIAVLDGEPLPSALPALGQAGGTEWCDAEVLRRLRSRSLAALRHEVEPVGTQTLARFLPSWQHVGGSLRGVDGVLTVIEQLAGVPVPASAWENLVLPARVRDYSPAMLDELTASGEVVWSGRGSLPGSDGWVAFHTLDTLPLSATPPEPFDETPVHAAVLAALARGGAYFFRSLADEVGAAILRGAVPDDGSAAGSAGVGGSAGEVGSAGAAGSSASALVVPPTDQAVVDAIWDLVWAGLVTNDTVAPLRTLTGSGKAAHATKRPAARSRMYRGRGLARASMQTRVGPPTAGGRWSLLPEPVGDATLRAHGTAEMLLDRYGLVTRGSVMNERVPGGFALVYRVLSQFEESGRCRRGYFVETLGAAQFATGGTIDRLRGFAPDAVGRDSGRDRPPEAMTLAATDPANPFGAALPWPTVEGHKPGRKAGALVVLVDGALTLYLERGGKTALAFSDSEEVLAVATRSLAHAVTTGRVDKLAVERVNGDFVLGTTVGGALEAAGFTGTPRGLRLRA, encoded by the coding sequence ATGAGCGACGTGCTCGACCAGTTCTCCCCCGCGACCCGCGAGTGGTTCCGTGGCGCCTTCTCCGGGCCGACCGCGGCGCAGGAGGGCGCGTGGACCGCGGTCTCCAGCGGGGCGCACGCGCTCGTCGTGGCGCCGACCGGCTCGGGCAAGACGCTGGCGTCGTTCCTCTGGGCGATCGACCGGCTGGCGACCACGCTGAGCGACGACAAGCCGCGCAAGACGTCCGTACTCTACGTCTCGCCACTGAAGGCCCTGGCGGTCGACGTCGAGCGCAACCTGCGCTCCCCGCTCGTGGGCATCACGCAGACGGCGAAGCGTCTGGGCGCGAAGCCTCCGATCATCACGGTGGGCGTGCGCTCGGGCGACACCCCGGCGGCCGATCGGCGGGGGCTCGCCAAGAACCCGCCCGACATCCTCATCACGACGCCCGAGTCGCTCTTCCTCATGCTCACCTCGAGCGCCCGTGAGTCGCTCGCCGAGGTCACGACGGTGATCATCGACGAGGTGCACGCGGTGGCGGCCACCAAGCGGGGCGCGCACCTCGCGGTGAGCCTCGACCGGCTCGACACGCTCCTGCCGCAACCGGCGCAGCGCATCGGCCTCTCGGCGACGGTGCGTCCGCGGGAGGAGGTGGCACGGTTCCTCGCCGGTGGGCGGCCGGTGACGATCGTGGCGCCGCCGTCGACGAAGAAGTTCGACCTGCGGGTCGTGGTGCCGGTCGAGGACATGTCGCAGATCCCGCCCGCCGAGAACCGGTCGGCGCTCGAAGGCTCGGCCGCCGCCGCGAGCGCGCCCGAGCAGGGGTCGATCTGGCCGCACGTCGAGGAGGACATCGTCGACCGCATCCTCGAGCATCGCTCGTCGATCGTGTTCGCGAACTCCCGGCGCCTGGCCGAGCGGCTGACCGCGCGACTGAACGAGATCTACAGCGAGCGGCTCGCCACGGCGCAGGAGCTCGAACGCGGGGTCGAGGCGATGCTCGAGGAGGGCGTGGAGCGGCTGCTGCGTGAGGCGGGGGCCACCGTGTCGCTGCCGCCGGTCGAGGGGTCGATGCCGCCGATGGAGGGGTCGGACACCGACAGGGCCGAGACGGGCCGGTCGGGTTCGGCTGGAGCTGCGGCGGCCGGGCCGGGCGGGGCGGCACGCGCATCCGCTTCGCCGGCGCAGCTGATGGGGCAGGCCGGCCAGACCGAGGGTGCCGAGCTCGTGCTCGCCCGCGCCCACCACGGCTCGGTCTCGAAGGAGCAGCGGGCCATCATCGAGGACGACCTGAAGTCGGGTCGGCTGCGCTGCGTCGTCGCCACGTCGAGCCTCGAGCTCGGCATCGACATGGGCGCCGTCGACCTCGTGGTGCAGGTCGAGGCTCCGCCGTCGGTCGCGAGCGGGCTGCAGCGCGTCGGCCGCGCAGGGCACCAGGTCGGCGAGGTGTCGAAGGGTCTGCTGTACCCGAAGCACCGGGCCGACCTGATCCACTCGGCGGTCGTCTCGCTGCGCATGAGCGAGGGCCTGATCGAGACGCTCTCGGTGCCCGCGAACCCGCTCGACATCCTCGCCCAGCAGACGGTCGCGGCCTGCGCGCTCGAGGCGATCGACGTGGAGGAGTGGTTCGACGTGATGCGCCGCAGCGCCTCCTTCACGAACCTGCCCCGCTCGGCGTACGAGGCCACGCTCGACCTGCTCTCGGGCCTCTATCCCTCCGACGAGTTCGCCGAGCTGAGGCCGCGCCTGGTGTGGGACCGCGACGCCGGCACCCTCACCGGCCGCCCCGGCGCCCAGCGCCTCGCGGTCACGAGCGGCGGCACCATCCCCGACCGGGGGCTCTTCGGCGTCTTCATGGTGGGCGGCGAGCCGACGGATGCCGATCCGGCGACCGGGTCGGCCCGCTCCGCACCGGGCCGAAGGGTGGGCGAGCTCGACGAGGAGATGGTCTACGAGTCCCGGGTCGGCGACGTGTTCGCGCTCGGGGCGACGAGCTGGCGCATCCACGAGATCACCCACGACCGCGTGCTCGTGACGCCCGCGTTCGGGCAGCCCGGGCGGCTGCCGTTCTGGCGCGGCGAGGGAATCGGGCGCCCCGCCGAGCTCGGCCGGGCGATCGGCGAGTTCACCCGCTCCGTCGTGGCGGCCGACGAGGAGGGCGCGCGCACGCTGTCCGAGCGGGCCGGCCTCGACGAGTGGGCCGCGGCCAACCTCGTGGCCTTCATCACCGAGCAGCGCGAGGCCACCGGGCACGTGCCGAGCGACCGCACGATGGTGGTCGAGCGGTTCCGGGACGAGCTCGGCGACTGGCGTGTGGTGCTGCATTCCCCATACGGCATGCAGGTGCACTCGCCGTGGGCGCTCGCGATCAACGCGCGCATCCGGGAGCGCTTCGGCATCGACGCGAACGCGGTGGCGAGCGACGACGGCATCGTCGTGCGGCTGCCCGACACCGAGAGCGAGCCGCCCTCGGCCGAGCTGTTCCTGTTCGACCCGGCCGAGCTCGAGCAGCTCGTCACCGAAGAGGTCGGCGGCTCGGCGCTCTTCGCGTCGCGGTTCCGCGAGAACGCGGCCCGGGCGCTGCTGCTCCCCCGCCAGAACCCGGGCAAGCGGTCGCCGCTCTGGCAGCAGCGGCAGCGCTCGGCGCAGCTGCTCGAGGTGGCGCGCAAGTACCCGTCGTTCCCGATCATCCTCGAGACGGTGCGTGAGTGCCTTCAAGACGTCTACGACCTGCCCTCGCTGCTCGCCCTGGCGCGCGATCTGGATGCGCGGCGCATCCGCGTGGTCGAGGTCGAGTCGGGAGAGCCGTCGCCGTTCGCCCGCTCGCTGCTGTTCGGCTACGTCGCCTCTTTCGTCTACGAGGGCGACAGCCCGCTGGCCGAGCGCCGGGCGGCCGCGCTGGCGCTCGACCCGAGCCTGCTCTCCGAGCTGCTCGGGCGCGCCGAGCTGCGCGAGCTGCTCGACCCCTCGGTCATCGACGACACCGAGCGCGAGCTGCAGCGTCTGGCCCCCGATCGTCGCGCTCGCGACATCGAGGGCGTGGCCGATCTGCTGCGGATGCTCGGGCCGCTCACCACCGCCGAGGTGCAGGCCCGGTCGCAGGAGTTCGACGTCGCCGCCGCCCTGTCCGAACTGGTGGCGGCGAAGCGGGCGCTGCCGGTGACGTTCGCCGGGCGTCCGCAGTGGGCGAGCATCGAAGACGCAGGGCGGCTCCGTGACGCGCTCGGGGTGCCGATTCCCTTCGGCGTCCCCGATGCCTTCATCGCGCCGGTCGAGCATCCGGTGATCGACCTCGTCAGCCGCTACGCGCGCACGCACGGGCCGTTCCTCGCGCACGAGGTCGCGGCGCGGTTCGGGCTGGGCGTGGCGGTGGTGACGGATGCGCTGCGGCGGCTTTCGGCCGACCGACGTGTGGTCGAAGGGGAGTTCAGGCCTACCGGGTCGGGGCCGGTCTCTGCGTCGGCTTCCTCTGAAGCGTCGTCCGAGGATCCGTCCGGAGACGGGACGGCCATCGCGGTGCTCGACGGCGAGCCGCTGCCCTCGGCGCTGCCGGCGCTCGGGCAGGCCGGGGGCACCGAGTGGTGCGACGCCGAGGTGCTGCGACGGCTGCGGAGCCGTTCGCTCGCGGCGCTCCGCCATGAGGTCGAGCCGGTCGGCACGCAGACGCTCGCTCGCTTCCTGCCGTCGTGGCAGCACGTCGGCGGTTCGCTCCGCGGCGTCGACGGCGTGCTGACCGTGATCGAGCAGCTCGCCGGGGTGCCCGTGCCGGCCTCGGCCTGGGAGAACCTCGTGCTGCCCGCCCGGGTGCGGGACTACAGCCCGGCGATGCTCGACGAGCTCACGGCGTCGGGCGAGGTCGTCTGGTCGGGGCGGGGGTCGCTGCCGGGCAGTGACGGGTGGGTCGCGTTCCACACGCTCGACACGCTGCCGCTCTCGGCCACGCCACCCGAGCCGTTCGACGAGACGCCCGTGCACGCGGCGGTGCTGGCTGCGCTGGCGCGGGGTGGCGCGTACTTCTTCCGGTCGCTGGCCGACGAGGTGGGGGCGGCGATCCTGAGGGGCGCTGTCCCCGACGACGGGTCGGCGGCGGGCTCGGCCGGGGTGGGTGGCTCCGCGGGGGAGGTCGGCTCGGCCGGGGCCGCGGGTTCGTCCGCGTCAGCGCTCGTCGTGCCGCCCACCGACCAGGCCGTCGTCGACGCCATCTGGGATCTGGTGTGGGCCGGCCTCGTCACGAACGACACCGTCGCGCCGCTGCGCACCCTCACCGGCTCGGGCAAGGCGGCGCACGCCACCAAGCGGCCCGCGGCACGGTCGCGCATGTACCGCGGGCGCGGTCTCGCGCGGGCCTCCATGCAGACCCGCGTCGGCCCACCGACGGCGGGTGGTCGATGGTCGCTGCTGCCCGAGCCCGTCGGCGACGCCACGCTGCGCGCTCACGGCACCGCCGAGATGCTGCTCGACCGCTATGGCCTGGTCACGCGCGGCTCCGTGATGAACGAGCGGGTGCCGGGCGGCTTCGCCCTGGTCTACCGCGTGCTCAGCCAGTTCGAGGAGTCGGGGCGGTGCCGGCGCGGGTACTTCGTCGAGACCCTCGGCGCCGCCCAGTTCGCGACCGGCGGCACGATCGACCGCCTGCGCGGCTTCGCCCCCGACGCGGTGGGGCGCGACAGCGGCCGCGACCGGCCGCCCGAGGCGATGACCCTGGCGGCGACCGATCCGGCCAATCCGTTCGGGGCAGCACTGCCCTGGCCGACGGTCGAGGGGCACAAGCCCGGGCGCAAGGCGGGCGCCCTGGTCGTGCTCGTCGACGGCGCCCTCACGCTCTACCTCGAGCGCGGTGGCAAGACGGCGCTGGCGTTCAGCGACTCCGAGGAGGTGCTGGCGGTCGCCACCCGCTCGCTCGCCCACGCGGTCACGACCGGACGCGTCGACAAGCTGGCGGTCGAGCGGGTGAACGGCGACTTCGTGCTCGGCACGACGGTGGGCGGCGCGCTCGAGGCTGCGGGTTTCACCGGAACGCCGCGGGGACTGAGGCTCCGTGCCTGA
- a CDS encoding NUDIX hydrolase family protein, with product MSVRTPDPNSGWLSDGELAEIRRRLPLLYVEAVPVRVDGLGQVVEVGVLLRVGPSGTIARTLVSGRVMYGETLRDALFRHLEKDLGPMAFPQLPASPVPFQVAEYFPLPGVSPFYDERQHAVSLAYVVPVTGTCEPRQDALELTWMTPQEAASNAVADDMEGGRGGLLRSALASVGRLL from the coding sequence ATGAGCGTTCGCACCCCCGACCCGAACTCCGGCTGGCTGAGCGACGGCGAGCTCGCCGAGATCAGGCGCCGTCTGCCGCTGCTCTACGTCGAGGCCGTGCCCGTGCGGGTCGACGGTCTGGGCCAGGTCGTCGAGGTCGGCGTGCTGCTCCGGGTCGGGCCGAGCGGCACCATCGCGCGCACCCTGGTCTCGGGTCGCGTGATGTACGGCGAGACCCTGCGCGACGCGCTCTTCCGCCACCTCGAGAAGGACCTCGGGCCGATGGCGTTCCCGCAGCTGCCGGCGAGCCCGGTGCCGTTCCAGGTCGCCGAGTACTTCCCGCTGCCCGGTGTCTCGCCCTTCTACGACGAGCGTCAGCACGCGGTCTCGCTCGCCTACGTCGTGCCGGTCACGGGCACCTGTGAGCCCCGTCAGGACGCCCTCGAGCTCACCTGGATGACCCCGCAGGAGGCCGCGTCGAACGCGGTCGCCGACGACATGGAGGGCGGCCGCGGCGGCCTCCTCCGCTCGGCCCTCGCCTCGGTCGGCCGCCTGCTCTAG
- a CDS encoding YdeI/OmpD-associated family protein, which produces MPADYPHHRFDDAAAFDAFLAEHGASEPGVRLRIAKKGSEHVTVSHSDAIDVALCHGWIDGIRNALDADFFLQTFTPRRPRSLWSKVNRLRVEALIDAGRMRPAGLAEIDLAKRDGRWEAAYDSQRTIEVQPDLAAALDANPGAKAFFATLSSQNRYAILFRLHNLKRAETRARRIEEFVAMLARHETVYPQ; this is translated from the coding sequence GTGCCCGCCGACTATCCGCACCACCGGTTCGACGACGCCGCGGCCTTCGACGCCTTCCTCGCCGAGCACGGCGCGAGCGAGCCCGGCGTGCGCCTCCGCATCGCCAAGAAGGGCAGTGAGCACGTCACGGTCAGCCACTCCGACGCGATCGACGTGGCGCTCTGCCACGGCTGGATCGACGGCATCCGCAACGCCCTCGACGCCGACTTCTTCCTGCAGACCTTCACACCGCGCCGCCCGCGCAGCCTCTGGTCGAAGGTCAACCGCCTGCGCGTCGAGGCCCTGATCGACGCCGGGCGGATGCGCCCGGCCGGGCTCGCCGAGATCGATCTGGCGAAGCGCGACGGCCGGTGGGAGGCCGCCTACGACTCGCAGCGCACCATCGAGGTGCAGCCCGACCTCGCCGCCGCCCTCGACGCGAACCCCGGGGCGAAAGCCTTCTTCGCCACCCTGTCGAGCCAGAACCGCTACGCGATCCTGTTCCGCCTGCACAACCTCAAGCGCGCCGAGACGCGGGCCCGCCGCATCGAGGAGTTCGTGGCGATGCTCGCGCGGCACGAGACGGTGTACCCGCAGTAG
- a CDS encoding DEAD/DEAH box helicase, with product MSQTPTSFAALGVPAPLVATLTAGGITEPFPIQVDTLPDTLNGRDVLGRGKTGSGKTLAFSIPMVARLGGTLAGGKRRPGRPVGLVLAPTRELATQIDAVLAPMAKAYGMTTTTIFGGVSQSRQVAALKAGVDIVVACPGRLEDLMKQGFVSLDAVEITVLDEADHMADLGFLPVVTRILDKTPSNGQRLLFSATLDNGVDKLVRRFLHNEVLHSVDEANSPVAAMTHHVFETESVESKRVLVEKLASGTGRRILFMRTKHHAKKLAKQLTASGIPAVDLHGNLSQVARDRNLAAFSAGTVKVLVATDVAARGVHVDDIELVIHVDPPEEHKAYLHRSGRTARAGSAGDVVTIMLPAQRKDVKDLLRKAAIQVTPEVVTADSASVNALVGVVAAYVKPVLTPLPDSGQRRTGNDGVSRGRNGGTSTGANAQRKRNGRGGAGAAGGSGSGEGVGAGSRSGGAGGNGGAGRGRRGGSAGGGVGGGSRSFYSTSSGGSGAGSSSHGSASGSGEGGRRGGQGGGADRPRQSAASFSANSAGGRRRSR from the coding sequence TTGTCCCAGACCCCCACCTCCTTCGCCGCGCTCGGCGTCCCCGCTCCCCTGGTGGCCACGCTCACCGCGGGCGGCATCACCGAGCCGTTCCCGATCCAGGTCGACACGCTCCCCGACACCCTGAACGGCCGCGACGTGCTCGGCCGCGGCAAGACCGGCTCGGGCAAGACCCTGGCCTTCTCCATCCCGATGGTCGCCCGCCTCGGCGGCACCCTCGCCGGCGGCAAGCGCCGCCCCGGCCGCCCCGTCGGCCTCGTGCTGGCCCCGACCCGCGAGCTCGCCACCCAGATCGACGCCGTGCTGGCCCCCATGGCCAAGGCCTACGGCATGACCACCACCACCATCTTCGGCGGCGTCTCGCAGTCCCGCCAGGTCGCTGCCCTCAAGGCCGGCGTCGACATCGTCGTGGCCTGCCCCGGCCGCCTCGAAGACCTGATGAAGCAGGGCTTCGTCTCGCTCGACGCCGTCGAGATCACCGTGCTCGACGAGGCCGACCACATGGCCGACCTGGGCTTCCTGCCCGTCGTCACGCGCATCCTGGACAAGACCCCCTCGAACGGGCAGCGCCTGCTGTTCTCGGCCACGCTCGACAACGGCGTGGACAAGCTGGTGCGCCGCTTCCTCCACAACGAGGTGCTGCACTCGGTCGACGAGGCCAACTCGCCCGTCGCCGCCATGACCCACCACGTGTTCGAGACCGAGTCGGTCGAGTCCAAGCGGGTTCTCGTCGAGAAACTCGCCTCGGGCACCGGCCGCCGCATCCTCTTCATGCGCACGAAGCACCACGCCAAGAAGCTGGCGAAGCAGCTCACCGCGTCGGGCATCCCGGCCGTCGACCTGCACGGCAACCTCTCGCAGGTCGCCCGTGACCGCAACCTCGCGGCGTTCAGCGCCGGCACCGTCAAGGTGCTCGTCGCCACCGACGTCGCCGCCCGTGGTGTGCACGTCGACGACATCGAGCTCGTCATCCACGTCGACCCGCCGGAGGAGCACAAGGCGTACCTGCACCGCTCGGGTCGCACCGCCCGCGCCGGCTCGGCGGGCGACGTCGTCACGATCATGCTGCCCGCGCAGCGCAAGGACGTGAAGGACCTCCTCCGCAAGGCGGCCATCCAGGTCACCCCCGAGGTCGTCACGGCCGACTCCGCGTCGGTCAACGCCCTCGTCGGCGTGGTCGCCGCGTACGTCAAGCCCGTGCTGACCCCGCTGCCCGACTCGGGTCAGCGCCGCACCGGCAACGACGGCGTCTCGCGCGGTCGCAACGGCGGCACCTCGACCGGTGCCAATGCGCAGCGCAAGCGCAACGGGCGCGGTGGCGCCGGTGCTGCGGGCGGCTCCGGCTCCGGTGAAGGTGTCGGCGCGGGTTCGCGCTCGGGCGGTGCCGGCGGCAACGGCGGCGCCGGTCGCGGTCGTCGCGGCGGTTCCGCCGGTGGCGGCGTCGGCGGCGGCAGCCGTTCGTTCTACAGCACCTCCTCCGGCGGCTCCGGCGCGGGCTCCTCGAGCCACGGCTCGGCGTCCGGCTCCGGCGAGGGCGGCCGTCGCGGCGGGCAGGGCGGCGGAGCCGACCGGCCCCGTCAGTCGGCAGCCTCGTTCTCGGCCAACTCGGCCGGCGGTCGTCGCCGCTCGCGCTGA
- a CDS encoding DUF1684 domain-containing protein: MRVFGIYEEVRRLTAAGQASDAHAFWRDERDGLFAAHPATPLLPEDREGFSGLPVAPYDPAWRFEVTIDEPDADDPRPRSFEFATGTDGVVPFELLGVARIDGVGELDVWRLASYGGGLFVPVKDALAGRPGGTYGGGRYLIDTIKGSSLNPALAPGADQADGARLVLDFNFAYNPSCAYDPAWACPLAQPGNRVAVPIPVGESYGDAPLEPGSAADALD; encoded by the coding sequence ATGCGCGTGTTCGGCATCTACGAGGAGGTGCGCCGCCTCACCGCCGCCGGGCAGGCGTCCGACGCCCACGCATTCTGGCGCGACGAACGCGACGGGCTCTTCGCCGCGCATCCGGCGACCCCGCTGCTGCCCGAGGACCGGGAGGGCTTCAGCGGCCTGCCCGTGGCCCCCTACGACCCGGCCTGGCGCTTCGAGGTGACGATCGACGAGCCCGATGCCGACGACCCGCGCCCGCGCTCGTTCGAGTTCGCCACGGGCACCGACGGCGTGGTGCCGTTCGAGCTGCTCGGCGTCGCGCGCATCGACGGTGTCGGCGAGCTCGACGTCTGGCGCCTCGCCTCCTACGGCGGCGGCCTCTTCGTGCCCGTGAAGGACGCCCTGGCCGGCAGACCCGGCGGCACCTATGGCGGCGGCCGCTACCTGATCGACACGATCAAGGGCTCCTCGCTGAACCCCGCCCTCGCACCCGGCGCCGACCAGGCCGACGGCGCCCGGCTCGTGCTCGACTTCAACTTCGCCTACAACCCCTCGTGCGCCTACGACCCGGCCTGGGCCTGCCCCCTGGCGCAGCCCGGCAACCGCGTGGCGGTGCCGATCCCGGTGGGTGAGAGCTACGGCGACGCGCCGCTCGAGCCGGGCTCGGCGGCCGATGCGCTAGACTGA
- a CDS encoding DUF427 domain-containing protein — protein MKAVLNGTVIAEAPKDDLIAIEGNWYFPPASVNSEYLEKSPTPYTCPWKGECQYFSVKDGDELLKDRAWSYPHPYEGAFDRVGKDFSDYVAFWKEVQVTD, from the coding sequence ATGAAAGCTGTCCTGAACGGCACCGTCATCGCCGAAGCCCCGAAAGACGACCTGATCGCGATCGAGGGCAACTGGTACTTCCCGCCCGCGAGCGTCAACTCCGAGTACCTCGAGAAGAGCCCGACGCCCTACACCTGCCCCTGGAAGGGCGAGTGCCAGTACTTCAGCGTGAAGGACGGCGACGAGCTCCTGAAGGACCGCGCCTGGAGCTACCCGCACCCCTACGAGGGCGCCTTCGACCGCGTCGGCAAGGACTTCTCCGACTACGTCGCCTTCTGGAAGGAAGTCCAGGTCACCGACTGA